From a region of the Trichoderma atroviride chromosome 6, complete sequence genome:
- a CDS encoding uncharacterized protein (EggNog:ENOG41) yields the protein MCPFPGSGDLQARINSFPNNLKFVHGVDNARLQGGQTPWVWGRDDAAAACCLGCPSESVFCCCYSYSRTWTRLEMAASGRDATNIPEIRNCNCDCAGFALGFPFYAFCLGSLQKSVRRYYGIDGDDCQDYCDACCSPRRTLVRAEGEIIFREQTRGGNQGEKVDDTQYICYDPMAYPIKQAQLTPAVRLQAASRPQAAPRVQASPGQVQGNPYQYTLQANAQPLPPRAIIRRPMHTLEDDFATASTAKQRDHDLGDDMESAALTVPTPHDLGATSPRPVPVKNETGPMPSSQWTAPIAR from the exons ATGTGCCCATTCCCTGGATCCGGTGACCTGCAGGCTCGCATAAACTCTTTCCCAAACAACCTCAAGTTCGTCCATGGCGTCGACAATGCTCGTCTACAAGGGGGACAAACCCCATGGGTCTGGGGCAgagacgatgccgccgccgcctgctgCCTTGGATGCCCCTCGGAGAgcgtcttttgctgctgttacAGCTACTCGCGGACGTGGACTCGCCTGGAGATGGCCGCCAGTGGCCGCGATGCCACCAACATACCCGAGATTCGCAATTGCAATTGCGACTGCGCCGGGTTTGCACTAGGGTTTCCAT TCTACGCTTTTTGCCTGGGTTCGCTGCAAAAGTCCGTCCGCAGGTACTACGGCATTGACGGTGATGATTGTCAAGACTATTGTGATGCCTGCTGCTCTCCCCGTCGGACCCTTGTGCGAGCTGAAGGAGAAATCATCTTCCGCGAGCAAACCCGAGGTGGCAATCAAGGCGAAAAGGTGGACGACACGCAGTATATCTGCTACGATCCAATGGCCTATCCCATCAAACAAGCGCAGCTTACTCCAGCAGTTCGTCTCCAGGCTGCTTCTCGTCCACAGGCCGCTCCTCGTGTGCAGGCCAGCCCCGGGCAAGTCCAAGGTAATCCGTATCAATACACTTTGCAAGCCAATGCCCAGCCCCTGCCCCCTAGGGCCATTATCCGACGGCCTATGCACACCTTGGAAGACGACTTTGCCACGGCGAGCACAGCCAAACAGCGTGATCATGATCTTGGCGACGACATGGAGAGCGCGGCTCTTACCGTGCCTACTCCTCACGACCTGGGGGCCACATCACCGCGACCAGTGCCTGTGAAGAACGAGA